The Egicoccus sp. AB-alg6-2 region CGGCGACGACCTCGAGCAGGCGGTGGGGACCCCGGATCCCGAAGGTGTCGATGCGGGTACCCCAGTAGTCGACGTACGACGACACCCGGGACGAGGGCGTGGTCGTGACGTCGTAGTGCACCAGCTGCTGGCGTGCGTCCGACGCGGGGCAGGCGCGGAGTTCGTTCTGCGACTCGACCACCGACGCCTCGTAGTCGAAGCGGGTCACGTAACGGATGTCGAGCCTCACGGGCGCCTCATCGAATCGGTCCCGACGGATGCCGAGAGATCAGGTCGTGGCGATGGCGTGCATGAGCCCACTGGGGTGACGACGGAAGAACTCGTCGGCGACCGCCTCGGAGACGTCGGCCACACGCTCCTGCACCTCGTCGAGGAAGGGGTGCAGTCCGAGCTCGAACAGCTCGGCGACGTCACGGTACTGCAGCGACGCGGTCACCCGGCCGAGCGCCCGGACCGCACGGCTGGGCCCGCCCTGGCTGAGCGCCTGCAGCTGGTGCATCGCCCCCGAGAGACAGAACACGACGCTGCGGGGCAAATCCGGTTCGAGCAGCAGGAACTCGACCACGTCCGCGGGATCCATCGAGGAGCGGTAGCGCCGACGGTAGGCCTCGAAGGCGGAGGCGGACTTGAGCACCGCGATCCAGTGGTGGAAGTCGGCACGGTCCGCGCCGCGCGGTCTGGCCCCGTCACCACCGGTCAACCGACGCGACGGGCCGGCCAGCTCCTCCAGCTGCTGGTAGCGCACGTCGATGAGCCGGCAGGTCATCTCGGCACGTTCGAGCACGCGTCCGAGTGCCATGAACCGCCAGCCCTCGTCGCGGGGCATGGTCTCGCTGGCGACACCGTAGATGCCCATGCAGGCGCGCCGGATCATGCCGAACAGCTCGTACGGCTGGTCGGCGAGGTCGCGGCGCAGGTCGCGCGAGGCCAGGCTGAGGTGGAGGTTGTTGACCGCCTCCCACAGCTCCGAGGAGATCAGCTCCCGGACCGAGCGGGCGTTCTCGCGCGCACGCAGGATCGACGTCGTGATGGAGCCCGGATTGTCGCGGTCGAGCACCAGGAACTGGATCACCGCGGCCGGCTCGACCGGACGGTCGCCGTAGACGGCGCGCAGGTGCAGCACGTCCAGCAGCTGCCCCCACGGCGCCGTGACCTCGGCGGAGGAGGACTCGAGCAGCGTGTGGTAGGTCACGTCGACCATGCGCGCGGCGTCCTCGGCGCGCTCGACGTAGCGACCGGCCCAGAACAGGTTCTCGGCGAGGCGTGCCAGCATCAGCGGTCCTCCGGTTCCGGAGCAGACTCGTCCAGGACCCAGGTGTCCTTGGATCCGCCGCCCTGGGACGAGTTCACGACCAGCGACCCCTTCCGCAGGGCCACGCGGGTGAGGCCGCCCGGGATCACCTCGACGGTCTCGCCGGCGATCGCGAACGGACGCAGGTCGACGTGTCGACCCTCGAAGGCGTGGTCCACCAGCGTCGGATGCCGGGACAGCGACACCACCTCCTGGGCGATGTAGCCCCGCGGGTCGGCCTCGATACGGGTCCGGAACCGCTCGATCTCCTCGTCGTCCGCGTGCGGGCCGATCAGCATCCCGTAGCCCCCCGACGCCGCCACGGGCTTGACCACGAGCTGGTCGAGGCGCGACAGCACCTCCGCGCGCTGCTCCGCCTCCCAGAGCAGGTAGGTCTCGACGTTGGGCAGGATGGGGTCCTCGCCGAGGTAGTAGCGGATCAGGTCGGGCACGAACGCGTAGACGGCCTTGTCGTCCGCGACGCCGTTGCCGACCGCGTTGGCGATGGTCACGTTGCCGGCGCGCGCGGCCGAGAGCAGGCCGGGGACCCCCAGTGCCGAGTCCGGCCGGAACACCACCGGGTCGAGGAAGTCGTCGTCGATGCGGCGGTAGATGACATCGACGCGTTCGAGACCCCGCGTGGTGCGCATGTAGACCACGTGCTCGTCGACGACCAGATCGCGGCCCTCGACCAGCTCGATGCCCATCTGGCGCGCGAGGAAGGCGTGCTCGAAGTAGGCGGCGTTGTACATCCCCGGCGTCAGCACCACGGCGGTGGGGTGCTCGCCCGCCGCCGGTGGGGCGACCTCGCGCAGCGCCCGCAACAGCGAGGGTCCGTAGTGGTCGACCGGGCGCACGCGCTGTCGCCCGAAGACGACCGGCAGGACCCGCGTCATCGCCGCCCGGTTCTCGAGCACGTAGGAGATGCCGGACGGGTTGCGCAGGTTGTCCTCGAGCGCCCGGTAGACACCGTGGACGTCCCGGACGAGGTCGACACCGGAGACGAGGCAGCGGGCGCCGTGCGGGACGGGGATGCCGAACGCCTCGCGCCGGAAGCCGTCGGCGGTGTGGACCAGCCAGCGCGGGACGACGCCGTCGTTGACCGCGGCCTGCTCCCCCATGTACAGGTCCTCGAGGAACCGGTTGAGGGCCGTCACGCGCTGGGCGACGCCACGCTCGATGTGTCCCCACTCGTCGGCGGGGATGATGCGCGGCAGCAGGTCCATCGGGAACGTGCGCTCGACACCCTCGTCGGACCGGTCGCCGTATACCGTGAACGTGATGCCCTGGGAGCGGAAGATCCGATCGCGGATGCCCTCCCGCCGATCGAGGTCGTCGCGGTTGAGTTCCCGCAACCGCGCGACCAGGGCCCGGTAGTGCGGACGGGTCCGTCCCTCGGGGTCGAACACCTCGTCGAAGAAGCGGTCGCCGCCGGTCTCGTAGCTTCCGAACAGATCGGTCATCCGCGGGACCCTAGCGGCCCCTGCGGCGAGCGCCCATCGCGCGTGGTGGTGGAGACGGCTCGCCCCCGCACGCGCCACGCCGACGGGTCCGGCGAGAGCACCAGTGGGCGCCGTGCGAACCGGTGCCGTCCTTGCGCCACACCGGCTCGGGACGGCGGTACCGTTGCCGCGGACGCTTGGAGAGGCCGCTACGAGGGACGGCGGCGAGAGGCGAGGGACGCACAACTGATGGGTGGTTCGCAGCTTCGATCGCGCGCCGACGCCTTCACCGCGGACGGTCATCTCGCCTGCTCCGACGAGCGGGAGATCCTCGTCGCGATGCAGCACCTCGACGGCCTGTTGCGGGCCGCCGCCGCCCTGCTGGGCGCCAGCGGACACCACCCGCACCTGCGCGACTGTGCCGCGGCGGCGTGTCTGCTCGCCGAGGTGACCGACGGACCCGCGCTGTGTCATGTCGCGCACCGCCTCGTCGGTGACCGGCCGACGCCCGCCACGTCCTCCCCCGTACTCGAGCTCGCGCTGACCCAGTTCCGCGCCGCACTCCCCGACGCGATGGACGCCGTGCGCGCCTGCCGGCAGCAGGCCCATCCCAGCGGGACGTGCTGGTTCTCGGCCGCCCCCGGCGAGGACGGCTGCGGCGCGGTCCTGCGTCTGGCACACGCGCTGTGCTGAGCGGTGCTGCTTCGGCCTAGTACGGCTCACGCGGACCGGTGCCGGATTCGCGCTGGTCGGTCTCGCAGAGGGCCTGCCAGGCGGTGCCGAACGCCGCGGCGGCGGCCTCGCCGCGCAGCAGCGCCAGGGCCTGGAAGCTCGCGTCCCAGCCGGCCTCCGCGATCAGGAGTCGGGCGGCGAGCGCCGGCTCGTGCCGGTGCAGCAGGGCTGCCGCGCGTGCCAGCAGTTCCGTGGTCCGACGGTCGTTCACCATGGCCCCCGCGTCGTCGACGTCGGTGGGACCAACGACGCGGAGGGGGCTCGGGTCGCGGCCGCCCGTACAGGCCGAGCAGTCCGCGCCCACCCCGACCGCACGGGCGTCAAGGGGCCGCCGGGGGCTGCCGATAGGACGGCCACACCGCCGCCCACGACACCGATGAGGCCGCGGTGCCGCACGAGGCGGGGACGCGAGATGGACGAGCCACGGATGCACGCGACACCGGCCGAAGGGAGCGCCGAAGACGACTTCGACGCGCGTCGCAAGGTCCTCGCCCACCGCGAGAGCGTCGTCCGTCGCCTGCTCGGCGCCGGCCTCTCCGTGCGCCTGTTGCGCCTGCTGCTGCCCGACTGGCGCCCCCTCATCGAGCGCGTGGCAGCGGCCGCCCCCGTCAGCGACGCGCTGTCGCTGACCGACGAGCTGCGGGTCTGACCCTCCCGGTCACCGACCGACGGCCTGCTCGAGCCGCCACGCCAGCCCGGTGCGCCGGTCGCTCGGCCGGTCGTGCCGCGCAGCCGCCCGTAACGCGGCGGACTGCCCGACCACGATCAGGGCGCGTTGGGCCCGGGTGATGGCGGTGTAGACCAGGTTGCGCCACAGCATCGACCGGTGGGCGGTGTCGCAGACGAGCACCACGACCGGCCACTCGCCGCCCTGCGACTTGTGCACCGTGACCGCCCACGCCGCGACCAGGTCGCGGGCCTGGTCGGCGTCGTAGGTCACCTCCCCACGGGGGAAGGCCACCCGCAGCGTCCTGCCGCGCCGGGACAGGTCGACGACGCGGCCGACGTCTCCGTTGGCCACGTCCAACTCCGGGTCGTTGCGGGTCTGCATCACCCGGTCCCCCACGTGGAACCCCGCCACGCTGGGCCGCCCCTCGGCCGGGTTGAGGCGCGCCTTCAGGGCCTCGTTCAGCGCGTCGACCCCGGACGGGCCCTTGTACATCGGTGCGAGGACCTGCACGTCGTCCACCTCGACCCCGAAGTAGTCCGGCACCCGGTCGGCGACGGCCTGCACGACGCGGGCCGCGATGGCCGGTCGACGCGCCTCCTCTGCCAGGAACACGTCACCGTCCACGCCGCGGAGCACGCCGACCTCGCCGGCGAGGACCTCGCGCGCCAGCCCCACGATGCGGCTGCCCGCGGCCTGACGATGGATCTCGGTGAGCACGGTCGACGGCACCACGGTGCTGCGCAACACGTCGCGCAGCACGTCACCGGGGCCGACCGACGGCAGCTGGTCGGGATCGCCGACCAGCACCAGGTGCGAACCGTCGTCGACGGCCCGGATCAGGCGTCCCGCCAGCCAGGTGTCACACATCGACACCTCGTCCACCACGAGCAGGTCCTGGGGCAGCCGCTCGTGCTCGCCGTAGCGGAACGCGAAACCGCCGCCGTTCACCGGCCGGGCCTCGAGCAGTCGATGGACCGTCGTCGCCGAACGCCCGACGAGTTCCTCGAGGCGCTTGGCGGCGCGACCCGTCGGCGCGCACAGCGCGACCTCGAGGTCCGCCTCCTCCGCCGCACGCACGATCTCCTGCACCGTCCGCGTCTTGCCGGTGCCCGGTCCGCCGGTGAGCACCGAGACCGGCGAGGAGAACGCGGCGCGGACGGCCTGCGCCTGGCCCCCGGTCAACTCCGGGGACGGGTCCACGCGGTCGAGGTGCGACTGCAGACGTGACCGGCTGGTGGTCAGCAACCGCACGATGCCGTCGGCGAGGTCGCGTTCGGCCTCGAACCCCGACGGCGTCGACACCACCACGGCGCCGGCCACCTCCTCGACCCCGAGCGACCCCTCGGCGACGGCGGCATCGATCCCCGAAGCCGCCAGCATCGCGTCGACACGCAGGAGTTGCATGGCCGCCCGGATGCACTCCTCGCGGGGAAGGTGCTGGTGCCCCTCGCTGCGACGCGCCGCGGCCACCGCGGCGCGGGCGCCGGCCGCCAGCCGGCGGGGGTCACTCGCCGCGATCCCGATGGCGCGGGCCAGTGCGTCGGCGTGGGCGAAGCGGACCCGGTCCGCATCGAGGAGGCGGTAGGGGTCCTCGCGGGCGAGCCGGCTCGTGTCGGTCCCGAAGCGGGCGTGGGCCGAGCGCACCGCGTCCATCGGCCAGCCGGCGGGTTCGACCAGGCGGACGAACTCACCCAGGGCCTGGCCGGCCATCCACGCCTCGTGCAGCGAGGCGGCGTCGTCGGGATCCAGGCCCGCCTCGTCGACCAGTCGTGCGGTCTCGTACTCGATGACCCTTCCGGCGCCGGCGCCGAACGTGGTCAGGGCGCGCATCCGGGCCCGTTCGGGGACGTGCTCGAACCGATCGGAGGCGAGGAAGCTCTGCAGCCCGGCGACCGTCGTCGGCGCCACTTGCTCGTAGTAGACGCTCTCGAAGGTGCGGCCGTACTTCGGGTGGTCGCGCCAACGGCCGACGAGCGTGAGCGTCTGGCCTTCGACGACGTCGGAGAGCGGACCGGTGCACCGGGCGCCACCCTCCTCCTGCATCGCGAGCTCGACCACTCCGAAGCCCGAGTCCCGGTCGGCGTACACGACGCCGAGGACCTCACCGGTGACCCGCTCGTCGGCGAGCAGCCGATCAGCCGCCATGGGAGGACCCGTACACGGTCGTGGCGTCCGACGACGGACGGGCCACCGACCATCGCAACCGCGTGCGGACGCTGAGCCGATCGAGCATGGCCGCCGGCACCTCGATGCGGGCGGGCGGCACGGCGCCCGCGTCGCAGTGACCCGCGAGGATGGCGTCGGTACAGGCCAACATCCCCTCGACGGCCACCCCGACGACATCACGACCGTAGGCCCAGGACCGGCCGACGCCGTCGCGGCCGCGGCTCTCGGCCACGCACGCCCAACGGGGGGCGTCCGCCCCGGTCGCCGGTTCGGTCCCCTGCTCCCACCGGCGCCCCACGACCGCCTGCCACCGGGGCGAGCGGACCGCGTTGGCGGTTGCCTGCAGGACCTCCGCCCGCCAGGCCGACAGCGCGAGGTAGGTCCGTACGGTGCGGACCCCGGGGACGTGGCGCGGAACCGAGACGGCCTCGGCGGCCGGCACCGACGCGGCGTGCGCGGGTCCGATGGGCTTCGGGAACCAGGCCAGCCGGCGCGCCTCGCCGGCCCGCTCCTGCGTGCGTCGTCCCTCCGACAGGACCGGCATCGGCTGGGCCAGGCGTGCCGCGGCCGTCGCCCGCAGGCCGGGCGCGACCGCCCGTCGCCAGCCCCCTCGATCCGGGAACGCCCAGCACACGTGCACCTCGGCCGGCCCGCTGACGGCCGCGGCGGCGCTGGCCCCCACCAGGTCACCGACCGCGGACCCGGCGCCCGGCACGA contains the following coding sequences:
- a CDS encoding circularly permuted type 2 ATP-grasp protein, coding for MTDLFGSYETGGDRFFDEVFDPEGRTRPHYRALVARLRELNRDDLDRREGIRDRIFRSQGITFTVYGDRSDEGVERTFPMDLLPRIIPADEWGHIERGVAQRVTALNRFLEDLYMGEQAAVNDGVVPRWLVHTADGFRREAFGIPVPHGARCLVSGVDLVRDVHGVYRALEDNLRNPSGISYVLENRAAMTRVLPVVFGRQRVRPVDHYGPSLLRALREVAPPAAGEHPTAVVLTPGMYNAAYFEHAFLARQMGIELVEGRDLVVDEHVVYMRTTRGLERVDVIYRRIDDDFLDPVVFRPDSALGVPGLLSAARAGNVTIANAVGNGVADDKAVYAFVPDLIRYYLGEDPILPNVETYLLWEAEQRAEVLSRLDQLVVKPVAASGGYGMLIGPHADDEEIERFRTRIEADPRGYIAQEVVSLSRHPTLVDHAFEGRHVDLRPFAIAGETVEVIPGGLTRVALRKGSLVVNSSQGGGSKDTWVLDESAPEPEDR
- a CDS encoding alpha-E domain-containing protein gives rise to the protein MLARLAENLFWAGRYVERAEDAARMVDVTYHTLLESSSAEVTAPWGQLLDVLHLRAVYGDRPVEPAAVIQFLVLDRDNPGSITTSILRARENARSVRELISSELWEAVNNLHLSLASRDLRRDLADQPYELFGMIRRACMGIYGVASETMPRDEGWRFMALGRVLERAEMTCRLIDVRYQQLEELAGPSRRLTGGDGARPRGADRADFHHWIAVLKSASAFEAYRRRYRSSMDPADVVEFLLLEPDLPRSVVFCLSGAMHQLQALSQGGPSRAVRALGRVTASLQYRDVAELFELGLHPFLDEVQERVADVSEAVADEFFRRHPSGLMHAIATT
- a CDS encoding AAA family ATPase, which translates into the protein MAADRLLADERVTGEVLGVVYADRDSGFGVVELAMQEEGGARCTGPLSDVVEGQTLTLVGRWRDHPKYGRTFESVYYEQVAPTTVAGLQSFLASDRFEHVPERARMRALTTFGAGAGRVIEYETARLVDEAGLDPDDAASLHEAWMAGQALGEFVRLVEPAGWPMDAVRSAHARFGTDTSRLAREDPYRLLDADRVRFAHADALARAIGIAASDPRRLAAGARAAVAAARRSEGHQHLPREECIRAAMQLLRVDAMLAASGIDAAVAEGSLGVEEVAGAVVVSTPSGFEAERDLADGIVRLLTTSRSRLQSHLDRVDPSPELTGGQAQAVRAAFSSPVSVLTGGPGTGKTRTVQEIVRAAEEADLEVALCAPTGRAAKRLEELVGRSATTVHRLLEARPVNGGGFAFRYGEHERLPQDLLVVDEVSMCDTWLAGRLIRAVDDGSHLVLVGDPDQLPSVGPGDVLRDVLRSTVVPSTVLTEIHRQAAGSRIVGLAREVLAGEVGVLRGVDGDVFLAEEARRPAIAARVVQAVADRVPDYFGVEVDDVQVLAPMYKGPSGVDALNEALKARLNPAEGRPSVAGFHVGDRVMQTRNDPELDVANGDVGRVVDLSRRGRTLRVAFPRGEVTYDADQARDLVAAWAVTVHKSQGGEWPVVVLVCDTAHRSMLWRNLVYTAITRAQRALIVVGQSAALRAAARHDRPSDRRTGLAWRLEQAVGR